Proteins found in one Takifugu flavidus isolate HTHZ2018 chromosome 7, ASM371156v2, whole genome shotgun sequence genomic segment:
- the srd5a3 gene encoding polyprenol reductase has protein sequence MKLKMNWNCDGWSFIDVLWAFLALSFLVALCFHKALPHLLGKYQSCRLIVIFQDLIRYGKTKSLKRDTWLVVFDVPKRWFWHFYAISAGWNSILLFFYTKTIIYHQTYPTWLTGLLGILTGAPSNHSHVPQLSTLLVQLLLCIHSLRRLQECLCVSVFSNGVIHLAQYIFGLCYYITIGLTVLCIDRHGKGTGNLPSQLEWFHVAGCVLFIGASLLQHHSMILLAKLRTGQSGKVESLAHRVPVGGWFELVSCPHYFAELLIYISLGLVFGGLSLTWWLVVFYVSFNQALAAQLCHELYTSRFKSYPKHRKAFIPFLL, from the exons ATGAAGTTGAAGATGAATTGGAACTGTGACGGCTGGAGCTTTATTGATGTGTTGTGGGCTTTTTTGGCGCTATCTTTCCTTGTGGCCTTATGTTTCCACAAGGCTTTGCCACATCTACTGGGAAAATACCAATCGTGTCGTCTCATCGTCATATTTCAAGATCTTATCCGTTACGGAAAAACCAAAAGCTTGAAAAGAGACACCTGGTTGGTTGTCTTTGACGTCCCGAAAAG GTGGTTCTGGCACTTTTATGCCATCTCCGCTGGCTGGAATAgtattcttcttttcttttatacAAAAACTATAATTTATCATCAGACATACCCAACATGGCTTACAGGATTATTGGGTATTTTGACTGGAGCTCCCAGCAATCATAGTCATG TCCCACAGCTGTCAACTTTactggtgcagctgctgctctgcattcATTCCctcaggaggctgcaggagtgccTGTGTGTCAGTGTCTTCTCTAATGGAGTTATACATTTGGCACAGTATATATTTGGTTTGTGCTATTACATCACAATTGGGTTGACTGTGCTCTGCATAGACCGCCATGGAAAAG GCACTGGGAATTTACCCTCACAGCTGGAGTGGTTTCATGTAGCAGGATGTGTACTTTTCATTGGAGCATCACTCCTGCAGCATCACTCCATGATTCTGCTGGCTAAGCTTCGCACTGGACAGTCAG GAAAAGTGGAGTCACTGGCTCACAGAGTGCCAGTTGGTGGTTGGTTTGAACTGGTCTCCTGTCCGCACTACTTTGCGGAGCTGTTGATCTACATCTCACTTGGCCTGGTTTTTGGTGGCCTGTCCCTGACCTGGTGGCTGGTTGTCTTTTATGTCTCCTTTAACCAGGCACTGGCTGCACAACTTTGTCATGAACTTTATACTAGCAGGTTCAAATCATACCCAAAGCATAGGAAAGCATTTATTCCATTTCTGCTATGA
- the tmem165 gene encoding transmembrane protein 165 — MALSVGRGNGGTHRTVISYLFPLAVVLLLTVGVVAVPEEQNAAAQEQPQQQKASPPQPVNPVFSEDESSKGNLGFIHAFVAAISVIIVSELGDKTFFIAAIMAMRYNRLVVLTGAMLALGVMTCLSVLFGYATTIIPRIYTYYVSTALFAIFGIRMLREGLKMSPDEGQEELEEVQAEIKKKDEELQRSKLANGTPDIEAGSGATVPQTKWYSFISPIFIQAFTLTFLAEWGDRSQLTTIILAAREDPFGVAVGGTLGHCLCTGLAVIGGRMVAQKISVRTVTIIGGIVFLAFALSALFFKPDAGIN; from the exons ATGGCTCTCTCGGTCGGCAGAGGAAATGGAGGGACGCACAGAACAGTGATAAGCTACTTGTTTCCGCTCGCCGTCGTGTTGTTGTTGACGGTCGGAGTTGTGGCTGTTCCAGAAGAGCAGAACGCAGCGGCCCAAGAGCAGCCCCAACAACAG aAAGCGTCCCCTCCCCAGCCAGTGAACCCGGTGTTTTCTGAAGATGAGTCCAGCAAGGGAAACTTGGGGTTCATCCATGCCTTCGTGGCCGCTATTTCTGTCATCATCGTGTCGGAATTGGGTGACAAGACCTTCTTCATTGCAGCTATTATGGCCATGCGTTATAACCGCCTGGTGGTGTTGACCGGGGCCATGCTGGCCCTGGGAGtcatgacctgtctgtctg TACTGTTTGGATAtgccaccaccatcatccccaGAATCTATACATACTATGTGTCAACTGCTCTATTTGCCATTTTTGGGATACGGATGCTGAGAGAGGGGCTGAAAATGAGCCCAGACGAAggtcaggaggagctggaggaggtgcaggcaGAGATCAAGAAGAAAGATGAAGAG ctccagcgatCCAAACTGGCCAACGGGACTCCAGATATTGAAGCTGGATCAGGGGCGACCGTTCCACAGACTAAGTGGTACAGCTTCATCTCGCCCATCTTCATCCAAGCGTTTACCCTCACCTTCCTGGCAGAGTGGGGGGACCGCTCTCAGCTGACCACCATTATTCTCGCCGCACGAGAG GATCCCTTTGGGGTTGCTGTGGGTGGAACGCTGGGACACTGTCTGTGTACAGGACTGGCCGTGATAGGGGGGAGAATGGTGGCCCAGAAAATATCTGTCAGAACAG TTACAATCATCGGCGGGATCGTTTTTCTGGCCTTTGCTCTGTCCGCCCTTTTCTTCAAACCAGACGCTGGAATCAattga